One genomic region from Yersinia canariae encodes:
- a CDS encoding 1,2-dihydroxy-3-keto-5-methylthiopentene dioxygenase, whose translation MSGLTIFSDEQPEQPLWQSRDAEEIQQQLTAIGVRFERWQADHELGENPQPDAVIAAYQHEIDRLVAEKGYQSWDVISMRPDNAQREVLREKFLSEHTHGEDEVRFFVEGTGLFCLHLKGKIYQILCEKNDLLSVPANTPHWFDMGSQPNFTAIRVFDNPEGWVAHFTGDKIADVYPRLD comes from the coding sequence ATGAGCGGATTAACCATTTTTAGTGATGAACAGCCAGAACAGCCGCTGTGGCAAAGCCGCGATGCTGAAGAAATTCAGCAACAATTGACCGCCATTGGCGTGCGATTTGAGCGCTGGCAGGCAGATCACGAGTTAGGCGAGAACCCACAGCCGGATGCAGTGATTGCAGCTTATCAGCATGAAATTGACCGATTAGTGGCAGAAAAAGGCTATCAGAGTTGGGATGTGATCAGCATGCGCCCTGATAATGCGCAGCGGGAAGTGTTGCGCGAAAAATTCTTATCGGAGCATACCCATGGTGAAGATGAGGTGCGTTTCTTCGTGGAAGGAACGGGGCTATTTTGCTTGCATCTGAAAGGCAAAATTTACCAGATTCTTTGCGAAAAGAATGATTTGCTATCAGTGCCAGCCAATACGCCCCATTGGTTTGATATGGGGTCTCAACCGAATTTTACTGCTATTCGCGTATTTGATAACCCAGAGGGGTGGGTCGCGCATTTTACCGGCGATAAAATTGCTGATGTTTACCCGCGCTTAGATTAA
- a CDS encoding pyridoxal-phosphate-dependent aminotransferase family protein, translating to MAAINPNPLFSQINPPARLLMGPGPINADPRVLRAMSSPLIGQYDPAMTDYMNQVMALYRGVFRTENLWTMLVDGTSRAGIEAVLLSSIRPGDKVLVPIFGRFGHLLCEIARRCRAEVHIIEVPWGEVFTPDMIEDAIKKVRPRLLLTVQGDTSTTMLQPLAELGEICRRHQVLFYTDATASLGGNVLETDAWGLDAVSAGLQKCLGGPSGSSPLTLSPQLAEQIRRRQCIEQGIRTEDHADGDEEIIYSNYFDLGMIMDYWGPERLNHHTEATSMLFAARECARVILEEGLEKGIARHALHGAALLAGIQGMGLAVFGDMKHRMNNVLGVVIPVGIAGEQVRQLMLNDFGIEIGTSFGPLNGKIWRIGTMGYNARKDCVMQTLAALEAVLNRLGFATVQGAGLQAAWDIYQAQ from the coding sequence ATGGCGGCAATAAATCCTAACCCATTGTTTAGTCAGATCAATCCGCCAGCACGGTTATTGATGGGGCCGGGGCCTATCAATGCTGATCCGCGAGTATTGCGCGCGATGTCTAGCCCGCTAATCGGGCAATATGACCCGGCGATGACAGATTATATGAATCAGGTTATGGCGCTGTATCGCGGTGTTTTTCGCACTGAAAATCTGTGGACGATGCTAGTCGATGGCACATCTCGCGCGGGTATAGAGGCAGTTTTGCTGTCCTCCATTCGCCCTGGTGATAAAGTGCTGGTGCCGATTTTTGGTCGCTTTGGTCATCTGTTATGTGAAATTGCCCGCCGTTGTCGTGCTGAGGTCCATATCATTGAAGTGCCGTGGGGCGAAGTATTCACCCCGGATATGATTGAGGATGCTATCAAGAAAGTACGCCCGCGCCTGCTGTTGACGGTACAGGGCGATACCTCGACTACCATGTTGCAGCCGCTGGCTGAATTGGGCGAGATTTGCCGCCGTCACCAAGTGCTGTTTTATACTGATGCCACGGCATCATTAGGTGGGAACGTGTTGGAAACGGATGCCTGGGGGCTGGATGCAGTCTCGGCTGGGCTGCAAAAGTGCCTTGGTGGGCCATCCGGCAGTTCTCCGCTGACACTCAGCCCACAACTTGCCGAGCAAATCCGACGCCGTCAATGTATTGAGCAGGGGATCCGCACGGAAGATCATGCTGATGGCGACGAAGAGATTATCTATTCCAATTACTTTGATTTGGGCATGATCATGGATTATTGGGGGCCGGAGCGCCTGAATCATCATACTGAGGCGACCAGTATGTTGTTTGCTGCCCGAGAGTGTGCGCGAGTGATATTAGAAGAAGGTTTAGAGAAGGGTATTGCTCGCCATGCTTTGCACGGCGCGGCATTGCTGGCGGGGATTCAGGGCATGGGGCTTGCCGTGTTTGGCGACATGAAGCACCGGATGAACAATGTGCTGGGGGTGGTTATTCCGGTAGGAATTGCTGGTGAGCAAGTGCGGCAATTGATGCTGAATGATTTTGGTATTGAAATTGGGACTTCATTCGGGCCGCTGAATGGCAAAATTTGGCGCATAGGGACAATGGGGTATAACGCGCGCAAAGATTGCGTCATGCAAACATTGGCGGCACTGGAAGCTGTATTGAATCGGTTAGGATTTGCCACTGTTCAGGGCGCAGGGCTGCAAGCCGCGTGGGATATTTATCAGGCTCAATAG
- a CDS encoding methylthioribulose 1-phosphate dehydratase, translating to MTENVQLGALLAACHWIGEKGWCPATGGNMSLRLDSAQCLVTESGKDKGSLTADDFLLVETANNHVPSGRTPSAETGLHTLLYRLYPEINAVLHTHSVNATVLSRVERGNELVLQGYEMQKSLSGQRSHLDSVVIPIFDNDQDIPALVQRVTALADNNPLRYGFLVRGHGLYCWGNSVSEARRHLEGLEFLFQCELQRRLLDVNYQAEAK from the coding sequence ATGACAGAAAATGTACAACTCGGCGCGCTGCTAGCCGCCTGCCACTGGATTGGTGAGAAGGGCTGGTGCCCGGCGACTGGCGGTAATATGTCCCTGCGGCTGGACTCGGCTCAATGTTTGGTTACCGAGTCGGGCAAAGATAAAGGGAGTCTGACGGCAGATGATTTTTTGCTGGTGGAGACGGCCAATAACCATGTGCCCAGCGGGCGTACACCCTCGGCGGAAACCGGTCTGCATACTTTGCTTTATCGTCTGTATCCAGAAATCAATGCGGTCTTACATACTCACTCGGTGAATGCTACCGTGCTATCACGAGTAGAGCGTGGCAATGAGTTGGTGTTGCAAGGCTATGAAATGCAAAAATCGCTTTCTGGGCAACGCAGTCACCTTGATAGCGTGGTGATCCCTATTTTCGATAATGATCAGGATATTCCTGCTTTAGTACAACGGGTTACGGCATTGGCTGATAATAATCCATTGCGTTACGGTTTCCTGGTTCGTGGCCATGGTTTGTACTGCTGGGGCAATAGCGTGTCTGAAGCTCGCCGCCATTTGGAAGGGCTGGAGTTTCTGTTCCAGTGTGAACTGCAACGCCGCCTATTGGATGTCAATTATCAAGCGGAGGCAAAATGA
- a CDS encoding ShlB/FhaC/HecB family hemolysin secretion/activation protein: MRHFYYPEKSQYQTKLSFQGIISTLFFCSQVVAAPQVINVPNAGTISNEIQQTMQEPLRAPQQAEIKLSPLVPSLSSGRSTAEKKIILREVRFEGETLLLPPSNRNNKALQAVITPWLGQKLTFNDLQTMTLAVTRFYRQQGFIAAQAILPPQTIREGIVIVRILPGRLDKPEVNNQSRLNTGFATAVIESNSCSKAVGFLGDKDCAASPAELSRLERAALILNDVPGVDAALALKPGTQSGMTRIYADITPGQAVMGYIGADNQGNDYSGHNRLLAGSVLNNITGWGDQLRTDLILSSSADVFNGLLDYNFPINTYGTRAALNYSYLDYTLKGPFEILNARGHSNTWGINFRHPWVRHSAARIDVNAGYYQSRMRDSLIMLPNQKRNLNTSEFGINGTFTALPRGLSHFYLLGIAGHLSLDDEFSQEANAVTDIAGTFARFNYRTGHDQGFGRYFSFFNQFTGQIASKNLDSSQKLLLGGPLAVRAYGVGEGAVDKGNIFTTELRALWPPPFSNWAGAGNQITFAAFFDQGWGSYYRQPIEGLMGNNINLSGYGAYITLSRPVDYSLNLTWAHRTGQAATPQPDNDQLWLSAYKMF; the protein is encoded by the coding sequence ATGCGACATTTTTATTATCCAGAAAAATCACAGTATCAGACTAAATTGAGCTTCCAAGGAATTATATCGACCCTTTTTTTTTGCTCACAGGTAGTTGCCGCCCCTCAGGTAATCAATGTACCGAATGCAGGTACGATTAGTAACGAAATACAGCAAACAATGCAGGAGCCATTACGTGCGCCACAGCAAGCTGAAATCAAGCTTTCGCCTTTGGTTCCCTCCTTATCATCCGGCCGCTCCACAGCGGAGAAGAAAATCATTTTACGAGAGGTTAGATTCGAGGGCGAAACACTGTTATTACCACCCAGTAATAGAAATAATAAAGCGCTACAAGCCGTTATTACCCCTTGGTTGGGGCAGAAATTAACTTTTAATGATTTACAAACTATGACGTTAGCAGTAACTCGCTTTTATCGACAACAAGGATTTATTGCCGCACAAGCAATATTGCCACCACAAACTATCCGTGAAGGTATCGTCATCGTCCGTATTCTTCCCGGCAGGTTAGATAAACCGGAAGTCAATAATCAGAGCCGGTTGAATACTGGCTTTGCTACTGCTGTGATTGAAAGTAATAGTTGCAGCAAGGCGGTAGGATTTTTGGGTGACAAAGATTGTGCCGCTTCCCCAGCTGAATTATCCCGACTGGAAAGAGCCGCCCTTATTCTTAATGACGTGCCGGGAGTTGATGCTGCTTTAGCATTAAAACCAGGAACCCAATCGGGAATGACAAGAATTTATGCTGATATTACCCCAGGCCAAGCCGTGATGGGATATATTGGTGCAGATAATCAGGGTAATGATTACTCGGGTCATAATCGGTTATTAGCAGGCAGTGTATTAAATAATATAACAGGGTGGGGCGATCAATTACGTACAGATTTGATTCTATCCAGCTCTGCCGATGTATTCAATGGCCTGTTGGACTACAATTTTCCCATTAATACTTATGGCACCCGCGCAGCGCTTAATTATAGCTACCTGGATTATACCCTTAAAGGGCCTTTCGAAATATTGAATGCTCGCGGTCATTCTAATACTTGGGGCATTAATTTTCGCCATCCATGGGTTCGTCATTCAGCAGCCCGAATTGATGTGAATGCCGGTTATTATCAGAGCAGAATGCGTGATTCACTGATTATGCTTCCGAACCAAAAACGCAATTTGAATACCAGTGAGTTTGGCATTAATGGCACTTTTACCGCACTCCCTCGTGGGCTGAGTCATTTTTATTTACTGGGCATAGCAGGCCACTTGTCATTGGATGATGAATTCAGTCAGGAAGCTAATGCTGTGACCGATATTGCCGGTACTTTTGCCCGTTTTAATTATCGTACGGGTCATGATCAGGGCTTTGGCCGTTATTTCTCTTTCTTCAATCAATTTACCGGCCAAATAGCCAGTAAGAATCTTGATAGTTCACAGAAGTTGTTATTGGGTGGGCCACTGGCGGTTCGTGCTTATGGTGTTGGTGAAGGGGCGGTGGATAAAGGCAATATTTTCACCACTGAATTACGTGCCCTTTGGCCTCCCCCATTCTCGAATTGGGCTGGTGCAGGGAATCAAATTACTTTTGCAGCATTCTTTGACCAAGGGTGGGGTTCTTATTATCGCCAGCCTATTGAAGGCCTGATGGGGAATAATATCAACCTGTCGGGCTATGGTGCCTATATCACTCTCTCCCGCCCGGTAGATTACTCCTTGAATCTGACTTGGGCGCATCGAACCGGCCAGGCGGCAACTCCTCAACCGGATAATGACCAACTTTGGCTTAGCGCTTACAAAATGTTTTAG
- a CDS encoding LysR family transcriptional regulator: protein MNLKQIRYALAVAETQSFTQAAKACHTVQSALSHQIARLEESLGCTLFERTSRRVTLTPAGQAFILPAQRLLAAQQQLRDEVTAASGNVTGTLTIGTISTLNAIDLTETLGEFNRCYPAVNIRLYVGMSETLLEDTRAQKTDVGFVGIWPGDKSLLPLSHYQLMDEPLVALVSPSHELAQQLSVNLQRLASVPLVDFYSGTGARRQTDRAFQAAGIKRHVNFEIDHIEWLENLVRRGLAAGIVPISTAQRLASLVAIPIDDGPRRQVYCVWGAPLSVAAERFLQFSGIKVE from the coding sequence ATGAATCTCAAACAAATCCGTTATGCACTGGCGGTGGCGGAAACGCAGAGTTTTACTCAGGCGGCAAAGGCATGTCATACCGTGCAATCGGCACTGAGTCACCAGATAGCCCGGCTGGAGGAATCTCTGGGTTGCACACTGTTTGAACGCACTTCACGTCGGGTGACTCTGACACCTGCGGGACAGGCATTTATCCTGCCAGCGCAACGATTATTAGCCGCTCAGCAGCAGTTGCGCGATGAAGTGACTGCCGCCAGTGGGAATGTTACCGGCACCTTGACGATAGGCACTATCTCAACGTTAAACGCGATAGATTTAACCGAAACGTTGGGGGAGTTTAATCGTTGCTATCCAGCGGTAAATATTCGGTTGTATGTCGGCATGAGTGAGACTTTGCTGGAAGATACCCGAGCACAAAAGACAGATGTCGGTTTTGTGGGGATTTGGCCGGGTGATAAGAGTCTGTTACCGCTTTCTCATTATCAGTTAATGGATGAGCCCTTGGTGGCGCTGGTCTCTCCCTCCCATGAATTGGCGCAGCAACTGAGTGTGAATTTGCAGCGTTTAGCAAGTGTGCCATTGGTGGATTTTTACAGTGGTACAGGGGCCAGGCGGCAGACGGACCGAGCATTTCAGGCCGCAGGTATTAAGCGACATGTGAATTTCGAGATTGATCATATCGAGTGGCTGGAGAATTTGGTCCGGCGTGGTTTAGCCGCGGGAATTGTGCCAATTTCTACCGCCCAGCGTTTGGCATCCTTAGTCGCAATCCCTATTGATGATGGTCCACGGCGTCAGGTTTACTGTGTGTGGGGCGCACCGCTAAGTGTTGCCGCCGAACGCTTTTTACAATTTAGTGGTATTAAAGTGGAATAG
- a CDS encoding pyridoxal phosphate-dependent aminotransferase, protein MSTLSFIPDSKLPAQGTTIFTQMSALAQKYQAINLSQGFPDFDGPDYLKQRLAYHVSQGANQYAPMTGVASLRNAIADKTAKTYGWKPDADSEVTVTTGASEALFAAITALVRPGDEVICFDPSYDSYAPVVKLAGGILKRIALKPPAFTTDWAEFADLISERTRLVIVNTPHNPSATVWRAEDFEQLWQVIAERNIYVLSDEVYEHICFSAAGHASVLAHPQLRQRAIAVSSFGKTFHMTGWKAGYCIAPATISAEVRKIHQYLTFSVCTPVQFALADMLNAEPEHWQQLPEFYRARRDLFVNALSASQFKILPSEGTYFLLADYSAISDLDDVEFCKWLTEHVGVAAIPLSVFCEGPFPHKLIRLCFAKQDATLDAAAERLCQL, encoded by the coding sequence ATGAGCACTTTATCTTTTATTCCAGACAGTAAATTACCCGCACAGGGCACCACAATCTTTACGCAAATGAGTGCATTAGCGCAAAAGTATCAAGCAATTAACCTGTCACAGGGCTTCCCAGATTTCGATGGCCCTGATTATCTAAAGCAACGATTAGCCTACCATGTTAGCCAAGGCGCAAACCAATATGCCCCCATGACAGGGGTGGCGTCACTGCGCAATGCTATCGCCGATAAAACGGCTAAAACCTATGGTTGGAAACCCGATGCTGACAGCGAAGTCACTGTCACCACCGGGGCCAGTGAAGCTTTATTTGCCGCGATTACCGCACTGGTGCGCCCAGGCGACGAAGTCATTTGCTTTGATCCCAGCTACGACAGCTATGCCCCAGTAGTGAAACTGGCCGGCGGCATACTCAAGCGCATTGCGCTCAAACCTCCGGCGTTCACTACCGACTGGGCTGAGTTTGCTGATCTGATATCTGAACGTACCCGATTGGTGATTGTGAATACGCCGCATAACCCATCGGCGACCGTGTGGCGCGCAGAAGATTTTGAGCAATTGTGGCAAGTGATTGCTGAGCGCAATATTTATGTTCTCAGTGATGAAGTGTACGAACACATCTGTTTCAGCGCGGCAGGCCATGCCAGCGTATTGGCACACCCGCAATTACGCCAGCGGGCTATTGCCGTTTCCTCTTTCGGCAAAACTTTTCATATGACCGGTTGGAAAGCGGGCTATTGCATCGCCCCTGCGACGATCAGTGCTGAAGTACGCAAAATTCATCAATATCTGACATTTTCGGTATGTACTCCGGTACAGTTTGCACTGGCGGATATGCTTAACGCCGAGCCAGAACACTGGCAACAATTGCCGGAATTCTATCGTGCTCGCCGCGATCTTTTCGTCAATGCTTTGTCTGCCAGCCAATTTAAGATTTTGCCTAGCGAGGGAACTTACTTCTTACTGGCCGACTACAGCGCCATTTCGGATCTCGACGATGTTGAGTTCTGCAAATGGCTGACCGAACATGTGGGTGTGGCCGCGATACCTCTGTCAGTATTCTGCGAAGGCCCTTTCCCTCATAAACTGATCCGGCTGTGCTTCGCCAAACAAGATGCCACTCTGGACGCCGCCGCGGAGCGATTGTGTCAACTTTAA
- a CDS encoding amidohydrolase, which translates to MSTLKLTLLQQPLVWLDAQANLRHFDMLLEPIQQRDVIVLPEMFTTGFAMNAAENALPEAEVIGWLRHWSARTDALIGGSVALKTPDGAVNRFLLVEPGGKVHHYDKRHLFRMAGEHHHYLAGKTRKIIEWRGWRILPQVCYDLRFPVWSRNLQDYDLALYVANWPAARAKHWQTLLAARAIENQVYVAGCNRVGDDDNGHHYQGDSVILDAQGEILAQVAPGQAAQLDAELSLEALQAYREKFPAFHDTDKFLLL; encoded by the coding sequence GTGTCAACTTTAAAACTGACTCTTCTGCAACAGCCCCTGGTGTGGCTGGATGCGCAAGCAAATCTACGTCACTTTGACATGCTGCTGGAGCCCATACAGCAGCGCGATGTTATTGTGCTGCCGGAAATGTTTACCACAGGTTTTGCGATGAATGCGGCTGAAAATGCGCTGCCAGAAGCTGAAGTTATCGGCTGGCTGCGCCATTGGTCAGCACGCACTGATGCCCTGATTGGCGGCAGCGTGGCACTCAAAACGCCCGACGGCGCGGTTAACCGTTTTCTGCTAGTGGAACCGGGCGGAAAAGTCCATCACTATGACAAGCGCCACTTATTCCGCATGGCGGGTGAACATCATCACTATCTGGCGGGTAAAACACGTAAAATTATAGAATGGCGCGGCTGGCGAATTCTGCCGCAAGTCTGTTATGACCTGCGTTTTCCTGTGTGGTCACGCAACCTGCAAGACTATGATTTAGCACTGTATGTGGCTAACTGGCCGGCAGCCCGAGCCAAACATTGGCAAACCTTGCTGGCGGCGCGCGCGATAGAAAACCAAGTTTACGTCGCGGGTTGTAATCGGGTCGGTGATGATGATAATGGCCATCATTATCAGGGTGATAGTGTGATTTTGGATGCCCAAGGTGAGATTTTGGCCCAAGTAGCGCCGGGACAAGCGGCACAATTGGATGCCGAGTTATCTTTGGAAGCCTTACAAGCATATCGGGAAAAGTTTCCAGCTTTCCACGATACCGATAAGTTTTTGCTGTTGTAA
- the mtnC gene encoding acireductone synthase gives MIQAIVTDIEGTTTDIRFVHQVLFPYARERLTSFLREHQQDEDVATALLGLRGEIEKPNADIETLITTLHRFMDEDRKSTALKAIQGIIWRSGYLQGDFRGHLYSDVAPQLTNWQQQGLGLYVYSSGSVDAQKLLFGYSDAGDLRPLFSGYFDTHVGAKREVSAYQNIANRLAIAPAALLFLSDIRQELDAAQLAGWQTCQLIRDLPDSESRHPQVNRFDQIDIEDFTA, from the coding sequence ATGATCCAGGCAATAGTCACTGATATTGAAGGCACCACGACCGACATCCGATTTGTCCATCAAGTGCTTTTCCCCTATGCCCGTGAGCGGCTGACATCTTTCTTACGTGAGCATCAACAGGATGAAGACGTTGCCACCGCATTGTTGGGGCTACGCGGTGAAATTGAAAAACCGAATGCGGATATTGAAACGCTGATTACCACTTTGCACCGTTTTATGGATGAAGATCGCAAATCCACTGCGTTAAAAGCCATTCAGGGGATTATTTGGCGTAGCGGCTATCTGCAAGGGGATTTTCGCGGTCATTTGTATTCTGATGTTGCCCCGCAACTGACGAATTGGCAGCAGCAGGGGCTGGGGCTGTATGTCTATTCATCCGGCTCGGTTGATGCCCAGAAATTATTGTTTGGCTACAGTGATGCGGGCGATTTACGGCCATTATTTAGCGGTTATTTTGACACTCATGTTGGGGCGAAGCGCGAAGTGAGCGCTTACCAGAATATAGCCAATCGGTTGGCCATTGCGCCGGCAGCATTACTGTTTTTGTCCGATATTCGCCAGGAATTGGATGCTGCACAGCTTGCCGGTTGGCAAACTTGCCAGTTGATTCGCGACCTTCCCGATAGCGAAAGCCGTCATCCCCAAGTCAACCGTTTTGATCAGATAGACATAGAGGATTTTACAGCATGA
- the mtnK gene encoding S-methyl-5-thioribose kinase: protein MSRYHTFTAADAVEYARQYGQVADPRALVTADEIGDGNLNLVFKIRDTAGISRVIVKQALPYVRCVGESWPLTLDRARIEAETLLTHRQFCPQHTVNVLHHDAELAVMVQEDLSDHQIWRSELVKGKYYPQAAGQLAEYLAQTLFHTSDFYQSAQAKKAAVSRYTNPELCQITEDLFFTDPYIDHERNNFDPALLPDVLVLRQDIALKLAVASLKHRFLSKAEALLHGDIHSGSIFVSKGRLIAIDAEFGFYGPIGFDVGTALGNLLLNYCGLPGLAGPRDAAAGREQRLEDIHILWNIFASRFLALSEEKTQDSALATAGYAQLFLQQVWQDAVGYCGCELIRRTIGLAHVADLDSIADDEMRRACQRHALSLGRTLILAVSHIDTIDDLIARIRQNG, encoded by the coding sequence ATGTCGCGCTACCATACATTTACTGCTGCGGATGCTGTTGAATATGCTCGCCAATATGGTCAAGTAGCTGATCCGCGGGCCTTGGTGACGGCCGATGAAATTGGAGATGGAAATCTCAATCTGGTGTTTAAAATCCGTGATACAGCCGGGATTAGCCGAGTGATTGTCAAACAAGCACTGCCTTATGTGCGCTGCGTGGGCGAATCCTGGCCACTCACTTTGGATCGCGCCAGAATTGAAGCTGAAACTCTGCTGACACACCGCCAATTTTGCCCCCAACATACGGTTAATGTTCTGCATCACGATGCAGAATTAGCGGTGATGGTGCAGGAAGATTTATCCGACCACCAAATCTGGCGCAGTGAATTGGTGAAGGGAAAATACTATCCTCAGGCCGCGGGGCAATTGGCGGAATATTTAGCACAAACCTTATTTCATACCTCCGATTTTTATCAGTCAGCTCAAGCTAAAAAGGCCGCAGTTAGCCGCTACACCAACCCAGAATTATGCCAAATCACCGAAGATTTATTCTTTACTGATCCCTATATTGATCATGAACGCAATAACTTTGACCCGGCGCTATTACCAGACGTGCTGGTATTACGTCAGGATATTGCACTCAAATTAGCTGTCGCTTCGCTAAAGCACCGTTTTTTGAGCAAGGCCGAAGCATTGCTGCACGGCGATATTCACAGTGGTTCAATTTTTGTTTCAAAGGGGCGTCTGATAGCCATTGATGCCGAGTTTGGTTTCTATGGCCCGATTGGTTTTGATGTCGGTACGGCACTGGGCAATTTGCTGCTTAATTACTGCGGTTTACCGGGGTTAGCTGGCCCACGAGACGCGGCTGCTGGTCGTGAACAGCGTTTGGAAGATATCCATATTCTGTGGAACATCTTTGCCAGCCGTTTTCTGGCATTAAGCGAGGAAAAAACGCAAGATTCGGCTCTGGCAACCGCAGGTTATGCGCAGCTATTTTTACAGCAAGTTTGGCAAGATGCCGTGGGGTATTGTGGCTGTGAATTAATTCGGCGCACCATTGGGTTAGCCCATGTGGCTGATCTGGATAGCATTGCTGATGATGAAATGCGCAGGGCATGCCAGCGCCATGCTTTGAGTTTAGGACGTACTTTGATATTAGCGGTATCACATATTGATACTATTGATGATTTAATTGCTCGTATTCGGCAAAATGGATAG
- the mtnA gene encoding S-methyl-5-thioribose-1-phosphate isomerase codes for MQTFNTPDFHSNQLQINRLQTTSLKIADGQLWILDQQALPQRQEWLSADTVELLIEHIQALRVRGAPLIGLSASLLLALLAERGLSQAQLEQALIALRESRPTAVNLMNNLARMQQALLQANWVEAMVHEALRLVAEDRELCERIAQQGAKLVKPGSNLLTHCNTGGLATAGIGTAIGVLLRAHQQGKIRQVWVDETRPLLQGGRLTAWELGELGIPYQLICDSMAASLMAQGKVDAIWVGADRIAANGDVANKIGTYSLAVLAHYHRIPFYVAAPHTTHDPDCPNGAAIPIEQRNASEVKGISGSFGHCQWAPEDAPVYNPAFDVTPAALITGWVLDSGVITPEQVAAGFFQPKN; via the coding sequence ATGCAGACGTTTAACACACCCGATTTTCACAGTAATCAATTACAAATTAATCGATTACAAACAACCAGTTTGAAAATTGCCGATGGCCAGCTGTGGATACTGGACCAACAGGCCTTGCCACAGCGCCAGGAATGGCTATCTGCCGATACGGTAGAATTACTGATTGAGCATATTCAAGCGCTGCGCGTGCGCGGTGCGCCATTGATTGGCTTATCAGCCAGCCTGCTGTTGGCTTTGCTGGCAGAGCGCGGCTTATCGCAAGCTCAGCTTGAACAAGCCCTGATTGCCTTGCGGGAATCACGCCCGACGGCGGTGAATTTGATGAATAATTTGGCGCGGATGCAGCAGGCGTTATTGCAAGCCAATTGGGTCGAAGCCATGGTTCACGAAGCGTTGCGTCTGGTAGCAGAAGACCGCGAATTATGTGAGCGTATCGCCCAGCAGGGAGCAAAATTGGTCAAACCCGGCAGCAATTTGCTGACTCACTGTAACACCGGGGGGCTAGCCACCGCGGGTATTGGTACGGCCATCGGCGTATTACTACGCGCTCATCAGCAAGGCAAGATAAGACAGGTCTGGGTCGATGAAACCCGCCCCCTGCTGCAAGGTGGCCGTTTAACAGCCTGGGAACTGGGCGAATTGGGCATTCCCTATCAATTGATTTGTGATTCGATGGCCGCCAGCTTAATGGCCCAAGGCAAAGTCGATGCTATCTGGGTTGGGGCTGATCGCATTGCCGCGAATGGCGATGTCGCGAATAAAATTGGCACCTACAGTTTGGCGGTATTGGCGCATTATCACCGCATTCCATTCTACGTGGCCGCACCACATACCACCCATGACCCGGACTGCCCAAATGGCGCGGCCATCCCCATAGAGCAACGAAATGCCAGTGAAGTCAAAGGGATATCTGGGAGTTTTGGTCACTGCCAATGGGCACCAGAAGATGCCCCGGTGTATAACCCGGCGTTTGATGTCACCCCAGCCGCATTAATCACTGGCTGGGTATTAGACAGCGGCGTTATTACGCCAGAACAAGTCGCCGCAGGCTTCTTCCAACCGAAGAATTAG